One window from the genome of Populus alba chromosome 15, ASM523922v2, whole genome shotgun sequence encodes:
- the LOC118033451 gene encoding aminoaldehyde dehydrogenase 2, peroxisomal encodes MAIHLPIRQLFIDGEWREPILKKRIPIINPATEQIVGDIPAATAEDVEIAVEAARKAFSRNKGQDWPSTSGAYRAKYLRAIAAKITEKKSELGKLEVIDCGKPLDEALWDMDDVAGCFEYYADLAEGLDAKQKAPVSLPMETFKSYVLKEPLGVVALITPWNYPLLMGAWKVAPALAAGCTAILKPSELASVTCLELAEVCREVGLPPGVLNILTGLGTEAGAPLASHPHVDKVAFTGSSATGSKIMTSAAQMVKPVSMELGGKSPIIVFEDVDIDKAVEWTLFGCFWTNGQICSATSRLLVHESIASEFLDRLVKWTKKIKISDPFEEGCRLGPVVSGGQYEKVLEFIATARSEGATILSGGNRPKHFTKGFFVEPTIITDVTTSMQIWREEVFGPVLCVKTFSSEDEAIELANDTHYGLGAAVISNDLERCDRVTKAFRAGIVWINCSQPCFCQAPWGGIKRSGFGRELGEWGLENYLSVKQVTQYISDEPWGWYQSPAKL; translated from the exons ATGGCGATCCATCTACCAATTCGACAGCTATTCATCGACGGAGAGTGGAGAGAACCCATTCTCAAAAAACGCATCCCCATTATCAACCCTGCAACGGAACAGATCGTCG GTGATATACCTGCAGCTACTGCAGAAGATGTGGAGATTGCAGTGGAAGCAGCTAGGAAAGCATTTTCTAGGAACAAAGGCCAAGACTGGCCCTCCACTTCTGGTGCTTATCGTGCCAAGTATTTGCGTGCTATTGCTGCTAAG ATAACAGAGAAGAAATCTGAACTAGGAAAACTTGAAGTAATTGATTGTGGAAAACCTCTCGATGAAGCACTGTGGGACATG GATGATGTCGCAGGATGTTTTGAGTACTATGCGGACCTTGCTGAAGGCTTAGATGCAAAGCAGAAAGCTCCTGTTTCTCTTCCTATGGAAACATTTAAGAGCTATGTTCTTAAAGAACCACTTGGGGTTGTTGCACTGATCACTCCATG GAATTACCCACTATTGATGGGTGCATGGAAAGTGGCTCCAGCCCTAGCTGCTGGGTGCACTGCAATACTGAAGCCATCTGAACTGGCATCCGT GACCTGTTTGGAGCTGGCTGAAGTGTGTAGAGAGGTTGGTCTTCCACCTGGTGTCCTCAATATTTTAACTGGGTTGGGCACTGAAGCAGGTGCTCCTTTGGCATCCCATCCTCATGTCGACAAG GTTGCCTTTACTGGTAGCTCTGCTACAGGGAGCAAGATAATGACATCTGCAGCTCAAATGGTCAAG CCTGTTTCAATGGAGCTAGGTGGGAAAAGCCCAATCATTGTTTTTGAGGATGTTGATATCGATAAGG CGGTTGAGTGGACCCTCTTTGGTTGCTTTTGGACAAATGGCCAGATTTGCAGTGCAACATCTCGTCTTTTAGTGCAT GAAAGCATTGCATCAGAATTTTTGGACAGGCTTGTCAAAtggaccaaaaaaattaaaatttccgATCCTTTCGAAGAAGGTTGTAGGCTTGGCCCGGTTGTTAGTGGAGGGCAG TATGAGAAAGTATTAGAATTCATTGCAACAGCTAGGAGTGAAGGTGCAACCATTTTGAGTGGTGGCAATCGTCCCAAG CATTTTACCAAGGGATTCTTTGTTGAACCAACCATCATTACTGATGTAACGACCTCCATGCAAATCTGGAGAGAAGAAGTTTTTGGGCCTGTTCTGTGTGTTAAAACATTTAGTTCTGAAGATGAAGCCATCGAATTGGCAAATGACACCCA TTATGGCTTAGGAGCTGCTGTTATATCAAATGATCTGGAAAGGTGTGATCGTGTAACCAAG GCTTTCCGGGCAGGTATTGTATGGATCAATTGCTCACAGCCATGCTTCTGTCAGGCTCCATGGGGAGGCATTAAGCGCAGTG
- the LOC118033450 gene encoding uncharacterized protein, whose amino-acid sequence MSGNSSHETSWADQWDYNPDPAVYDHGKDGGGGGSDSKAKYKQKVGEGLGKTKQVASTGIKKVKEGTSVGFNWIKDKCQKASQKH is encoded by the coding sequence ATGTCTGGAAATAGTTCTCATGAGACTTCATGGGCTGATCAGTGGGACTACAACCCAGATCCTGCCGTGTATGATCATGGCAAGgacggcggcggcggcggcagcGATTCGAAAGCCAAATACAAGCAGAAGGTTGGAGAAGGACTTGGAAAGACGAAACAGGTTGCTTCAACTGGGATCAAGAAGGTGAAGGAGGGAACCTCTGTTGGCTTCAATTGGATTAAAGACAAGTGTCAGAAGGCTTCCCAGAAACATTAG